The following DNA comes from Miscanthus floridulus cultivar M001 chromosome 5, ASM1932011v1, whole genome shotgun sequence.
TTAATATATGctaatatatatactatatatgtGTAACcgtttatatatatgtatgagAGTTGCTATATTTTAGGTGATTAAATTTTCAGGCAAAGGACTTACACCAATTATATATAGCTAGTACAATTAAGGGTCGTTTGGGTACCAGAGCCAGTTACTGGCTAGCTAAAATTAGCTCTGGTGCATACAACCAGAAGGGCTAATAAGTGGGCTAATTTTTTAACTAAGTGTTCAACTATTTGTTAGCCAATTACATACCCAACCTTATCTaatttgagctaatttttagcATAACTAGTAAGTAGCCCTAGCTTATTATGTAAACATACCCTATGGACAACTTATATATACGAAACAATCTCTTTTTTTCTATAACCAAATAATGACAAAATTGCATGTTTTTACCGGAACAATAAAAAAAATTAGACCCCTCACGTCTGACAATGACATATAGGAGAACACTAAAGTTTACctcatgtatatatatgtgtgtgatcaCTAAAGTCGAATGATTGGCAAATCGGAGTCAATAGCTTATTAGTTACGTACTTACTTTAATACTTTGTGCCATGATGCTGGTGTGCTATGATGATATGTATAGGATTCGAGGAGACAAGGGAGGCGTGCTGCGGGCTGGGCCCCTTGAGGGCGACAGTGGGGTGCGTCAGCAAGGAGATGGCGTCCGGCACGCCGGAGCGCCACGTGTGGTGGGACCTCTACAGCCCCACGGAGGCCGCCGACGCCCTCGTCGCCAACTGGTCCTGGACATCGTCGTCGGACTCCGGCGCCACGAGCATCTGCGGCCCCATCTCTCTGCAGCAGCTGGCTGgccggtcgccgccgccggcggaggTGTAGGAACCACTCGTATCGTACGAGTCACGAGTGCAAGGCTGCAAGCGTGCGTATGGCGTGCTACACGACTTGATGTGTGTACACGCAACGGCTAGCTAGCTACAGTCGATGCCACCAGCTTGCAGGTGCTGTCActttcattctttttttttttgaaaagaggTGCTGTCACCTTGTATTGCAGCAGGATGCATGCATGTGTGACGATTTTTTTtatctagaacagtgtttttctctcataaatttctcTAGATTTATCCAGATTTCTTCATATTCCTTCAAAATTTCTCCAAACGAATGGGCCAGAGTGATAATATGCGCACACGGCACGGCACACCACCACACGTGCTGGTTAGCTAGCTGAAAAAGAAAATTTGTGATGTACCAGACGATGGAGATGGTTAAGCTTGTCAAGCGGTGCGTGGAAGAGAAATGAACCAAGGGTGCATCATTTTACAAGTTTAGAGACGTGAGATGTAGcacttaacaagtttagagaATAAAAAATGTGTATTTAATTTTTGTTGATCTAAATGGCATGCCTCTGGTCGCTATAAAAGACGTCTTTAAAGACTGTTCCTGCATATTTAACTCCAAGGTTTTGAAGGCACTTCACAGTTTGTTCAGAGTTTTGTAATTGATTAAGCTGGCAATCCCAACGGATCCATTTGTTTTTTATGAAATCAAGGCAAATTAAAGGCTCAAGCCTCGCTAGTGTTGGAAACCCTGTAAATAAGTTTCGTCCTAATAAAACTCGTTTTATTCTATAAAACTTTGTTTTAATCTCTATCTTCGTTCATAATATATCACATTAATTTATTTAATGCCCATGAAAACTTGTACGAAAATTCTATGGAGACTGGTCTTTGGGTGAACCGTGAACGTCAGTCGATCGGATAGTAGATGGAGTTTGATTATTATTGGTTCGTCGTCGTCGCTGCCGCCAACCATAGACGAATGGGACAAAAGCAGGGTTCGTGAGCTTTCGTCACCGTCCAATAATTACTTAATGGGCGATACATCCCCGAAGATCGCGATCAAATGGGTTGATATTTGTCCCGTTTGTTTGAgcttgtttgactgataagtcacgactgaaagtactgttggctgatttagtgtgagagaaaaataccattCGTTAGctaaaaaagtatggcttataagtaaAACAAGTGGGATCCCTATGGTTAATGGGTTCATTAACCAGCGGGTGGATCCACTGGCCTGCCTGCTTTTGGCTCAGCTTTCATATTATGAGATGAGATGAGATTATATGAGTTGCCGTTGTTTGTTTCGTTTACAGTAATGGGAAACCCTGCTACGTGCAGTACCTGCGTGTGGGCCCAGGTGGCAGCATGAAAAACACCACAGTCGCATGAGAAAATCATAGCACTAGCTCCTAGCTCCGTATAAGACCTTGTTTAAATGTACGTGTATTTAATTCAATCCATACACGTTGAGATGGATTAAAACGAAGCTTAATCCATACACGTTGAGATGGATTAAAACGAAGCTTAGTTTAATTCTATTTTAAGCTACTCCAACACACGTGAATTGAGATAAATATATAcacattaaaaaaaaaatctatcaGATGTGAATGAATACGATTGATTGTAACAACACTCATTTacagaaaaaaaaactatctagGACGGCGTGTCAGAATAATATAAGAAGACGAATTGACACGGACCGTCTAGATACCACCACTAGAGCAGCCGGGCCCGGGGATAATAAACCGATAAATTTAGTGAGAACGGAGAAGAGAAGACGAGAGAGGGCTCATCTATCTCCATGTGCGTTGttgctgcagcctgcaggatCTGGATCTAGCGGGAGGAATAATTCTCCCCGGCCGCCGGCGTGTTCCACGGGCCGCCGGACGCCGGACGTCGGGGCGACGAATCGAGTGCATGCATGTGCcttgctgctggctgctggtaTATATCCGGCCGGCTTGCAGTTGCACGGCGCGTCGTGCAATTGTATGTATGTGCACGTACGGCGGCGCACATGCAGTAGGCCACGTACGGGGCACTATACGTCGCTAACTGTCTTGTGTACGTACGTATACGCATACCTCGACGACCGGCGCCTCCGGGCGCCCACTTGCTCCCGCCGTCCATGGCCGAactcttataatccatcttttttatttcattttttaactaaaataatattttttctcacaacCAATCACAACagtattttagtttttttttttcagcgaaaccAATGGGCCAAAAGCTCTCGGCATGGTGGCACGAACACACAACACAATGAGACATCACTTGAGCAGTACAGTTGCAACAACTAGGATAGGATACAATAATCTGGGAGTTGAGTACAAGTGCGTCGCTACATGTTCTTGATGTGACTCGCGCGTCGCTGTCGCTTGCAGCAATTCCGGTCGTACCGGGCAACCAGCGCACCACGCGGCGCGCGCGACTAGAGCCGCGGCCGCACACCCGCCGGCGCCGGCCCGGCGCCGTGGTCCTTGACCTGGCCCCAGAGCTGGGGCCACGCGGCCTTCCTGATCTCGGTGACGGCCTCCCCGTCCCACCCTCTGGCGGCCAGCCTCTCGGCCTCGGCGACAGCCGCGGCCACCACGTCCTCGGGGCCGCCGTCGATGGCGGCGTCCACGAGGCCCCGGCGCACGGCCTCGGGCGCGGCCACCCGGTCCCCGCGCAGCACCAGGTCGCGCCTGGCCGCGGCGTCGGGGACCTTGTCCCGGAGCACGGCGGCGACGAAGTCGACGAACTTGATGCCGACGTCGACCTCGCTCATGTACAGGAACCCGCGGGAGCCGCGCATGAGCACGGCGTCGTGCACCAGCGCCAGCGCGCACCCGGCCGCCGCCGCGTGGCCCGTCACCGCCGCCACCGTGGGCATGCGCAGCGCCAGGAGGTCGGCCACCAGCGCGCGGAGCCCGCCGTCCATGGTGCCGTGGAGGTGGGGCGGCGCCGTGCGCGCCCACGCCTGGTCGAACCCGTTGGAGAAGAACTTCCCCTCCGCGGCGAGCACCAGCGCGCCCGCGCCTGCGGAGGCGGCCACGGCAGAGCGGAGGACCGCGAGGAGGTCCGGGTTCAGGCGGTGCTCGCCGGTGCCGGTGATGGTGATGAGGTGCACGCGGCCGCGCCTCTCGACGGTGCACAGGTCCTTGTTGCTCTCCATTGGTGGGTGATTTGGGGGTGCAGCAGACGTGACAAGTCAGGAGACTGTGTGTTCCGACAAGTCTATGCTGTTTGCTTTTATGTCTTTGGGATCGGTTCTTTTTTAACTCGTTTTTTTTAATCGATCAGCAACCCGTTTGCTTATCATATCGACCGTACTCATGAGTCATGATAAAATACTATTAGCTAATTTGTTAGataaaaaaatactattcgttaacGAAAAAGTATAGCTTATAAGCTAAATAAACCTAAacatataaaataataatatttttctttcacatccAAACAGCAAAACCGGTTTATAAACCTCGAACAGACAAGCGTCCTGTGTGATGCATATGGGCTATGGCGGCTAACTTTCCACGTGAGACGAGATGGACGATAAAACTGAAGATGTTCTTCGTGGATTATCTACCGTGGAGTTGATTATGAGGATTTAAAACCTTGAGCGATAAGACTACCCACAGTGTGACTTTTAAACTAGAGTGTTCGGCTGCCATTATAAAATCGACTTATAAattatgatataatattttttttaataaatcaGTCGTAGCACAAGTAACTTTATGAGCGACCGAACAGAGCCGGATGCTGAAACGTTCTCTCCTAGCCGGGCATCGATTTGCACTGTGTGTGAGACGATGCTgaataaaaaaaaactagcagCCTAGCACCGATGATtctactatttgcttttatgccTCTGGGATCGGTTCTTTTTAACTATAATTAAAAATCAGTTTCTTAATAGAGTTTGAGACGAGCGCTCTGTGTGACTAGAGTTTGAGACGAGCGCTCTATGTGATGCATATGGCGACTAAAGGACGTGTTTGGTTGGAGAAATGAGTCATCTATCATCTTCTCGCTCCTCACTTTTTATATTTGGTTTATGGAATGAAATGAGTTGATCTATCATCACCTTATTACTCACAGACTAATAATTATTATATGCATGAGGAATAAGTTGGTTTCACCAAAATTCATGGGATAAACTCATGATGCATGGAGTGACTCCACGAACCAAATACACCCTGACTTCCTTTCCAAGTGAGACAACGAGATGACGATAAAACTGAAGAAAGAcgcctcactctctctctctctcttccaccTAAGGCCTCTTTTCGAAACTCAATGATTCTCACACAAAAAATCCCCTTAAAATCTATGACTTTTTCTAAAGTGGGAAATCCATGTGGATATTATTTGAACAACCCATTTAGTATTTCGTATAGAGACAGCATAACCCGATAACTCGTTCGCAGGCCCCCACATCGCTCCCGTCCGTGGCTAGCTCCCTCCCGCAGGGCCCTCTGCCTTGCCGC
Coding sequences within:
- the LOC136451411 gene encoding enoyl-CoA delta isomerase 2, peroxisomal-like; this translates as MESNKDLCTVERRGRVHLITITGTGEHRLNPDLLAVLRSAVAASAGAGALVLAAEGKFFSNGFDQAWARTAPPHLHGTMDGGLRALVADLLALRMPTVAAVTGHAAAAGCALALVHDAVLMRGSRGFLYMSEVDVGIKFVDFVAAVLRDKVPDAAARRDLVLRGDRVAAPEAVRRGLVDAAIDGGPEDVVAAAVAEAERLAARGWDGEAVTEIRKAAWPQLWGQVKDHGAGPAPAGVRPRL